A window of Mucilaginibacter paludis DSM 18603 contains these coding sequences:
- a CDS encoding sialidase family protein, translated as MKTDIKNFAIGLLKTRNCPGEIQNSRAGRLANVSLKGFLLCPLLCLIMVSSFAQIPNPWRKGILTDEFIYEKAPFPECHAATIAETDEGLVAAWFGGTKERNPDVCIWISRQKKNGKWSTPENVANGIQPDTTRYACWNPVLYQVPHGQLILFYKIGPKPATWKGFYKTSDDGGKTWSEQQALPNSILGPIKNKPVLLSNGQLLSPSSTEEKGWDVHFEMSPDNGKTWKLIGPVADGETQGGIQPSILFHKNGSLQALCRSKDRAIVETWSTDNGLTWSPLAKTSLPNNNSGTDAVTLKDGRQLLVYNHVLPPGKLAKGARTPLNVALSKDGKKWFASLILEDSPISQYSYPAVIQTSDGLVHFVYTWRRQRIKHVVVDPSKLKMVEIKNGEWPKVQGYTLPVVTGDTKDL; from the coding sequence ATGAAAACAGATATTAAAAACTTCGCGATTGGGCTTTTAAAAACACGTAATTGTCCCGGCGAAATACAAAATAGCCGGGCCGGAAGGCTGGCTAATGTAAGCTTAAAAGGCTTCCTGTTATGTCCGCTGTTATGCCTTATCATGGTTTCGTCTTTTGCTCAAATCCCTAATCCCTGGCGCAAAGGAATCCTTACCGATGAGTTCATTTACGAAAAAGCTCCTTTTCCAGAGTGTCATGCCGCCACGATAGCCGAAACTGACGAAGGCTTGGTGGCCGCCTGGTTTGGCGGGACCAAAGAACGCAACCCTGATGTATGTATCTGGATAAGCCGTCAAAAGAAAAACGGGAAATGGTCTACCCCCGAAAACGTAGCCAACGGTATTCAGCCTGACACCACTCGCTATGCTTGCTGGAACCCGGTTTTATACCAGGTGCCCCACGGACAATTGATTTTATTTTACAAAATTGGCCCTAAACCGGCCACATGGAAAGGCTTTTACAAAACATCCGACGACGGTGGCAAAACCTGGTCGGAGCAACAGGCGCTCCCTAACAGCATTTTAGGACCCATCAAAAACAAACCGGTGTTGCTGAGCAACGGCCAGCTTTTATCACCATCGAGCACCGAAGAAAAAGGCTGGGACGTGCATTTTGAAATGAGCCCCGACAATGGTAAAACCTGGAAACTGATTGGCCCCGTAGCCGATGGCGAAACCCAGGGTGGCATACAACCCAGTATTTTGTTTCACAAAAATGGCAGCTTGCAGGCCCTGTGCCGCAGTAAGGATAGGGCTATTGTTGAAACTTGGTCAACCGATAATGGTTTAACCTGGTCGCCACTGGCTAAAACATCCTTGCCCAATAATAATTCGGGCACCGACGCGGTAACTTTAAAAGATGGCCGCCAATTATTGGTTTATAACCATGTGCTTCCCCCAGGTAAATTAGCTAAAGGTGCGCGTACGCCCTTAAATGTGGCGCTATCTAAAGATGGTAAAAAATGGTTTGCCTCGTTAATTCTCGAAGATTCGCCTATCAGCCAATATTCTTACCCTGCCGTTATACAAACCAGCGACGGCCTGGTGCATTTTGTTTATACCTGGCGCAGGCAACGCATCAAGCATGTAGTTGTTGATCCGTCGAAGCTCAAAATGGTTGAAATTAAAAACGGCGAATGGCCTAAAGTACAGGGCTATACCCTGCCTGTGGTAACCGGCGATACTAAAGATTTATAG
- a CDS encoding alpha-L-rhamnosidase codes for MKLIRNTYRLLLALLLGAVSSAVFGGKLPPVPQLQNLRCEMLVDPEGIDAVNPRLSWEITSGERDVQQIAYHILVASSAEKLAANTGDLWDSGVVKSGRSVQVTYAGKILVSRASCFWKIKVITSKGESNWSKMATWSMGLLKPTDWQAKWIGLDKSFAWDSVSKFSRLSARYFRKEFKAQAAIKKATVYIAGLGLYELYINGTQVGNQVMAPSPTDFTKAVKYNTYDVTAQLKQGDNAIGTILGNGRFFTMRQNYKPLKIKTFGYPKMQLQLEVLYADGTKKIIASDDSWKVTTDGPIRTNNEYDGEEYDANKELTGWAAPGFNDASWLKPGLVQSPGGRVEAQMNEKIRVVDLIRPKSITQLNPTTYVMDMGQNMAGWIKMKVKGTKGQKVELRFAETTKSDGELYVANLRDAKATDVYTLKGGETESWHPVFVYHGFRYVEIVGYPGTPTIADFEGQVVNDDLENTGRFETSSQLVNQIYKNAYWGIRANYKGMPLDCPQRNERMPWLADHATGSYSESFVFDNAKLYAKWVDDIADSQKPEGNLPDVAPAYWNYYSDDVTWPATYLIVADMLYQQYGDTKPIAKHYDSMKKWLGYMQGKYMKDYILTKDKYGDWCVPPESPQLIHSKDTLRATDGKLIATAYYFRLLSLMQKFAKILNKPQDAQQFEVLSAKIKTAFNQQFFNDKTSRYSNNSVTSNLLPMYFGMVPEGKREAVFKNIEDKIMIDNTGHISTGVIGTQWLMRSLTDNQRTDIAYHIVSNTDYPSWGYMVNKGATTFWELWNGDTANPQMNSQNHVMLLGDLLVWFYEDLAGIKTNPLQPAFKQLMMKPEPVEGLDFVNASYHSIQGMISSNWKKDGKTFTWNITIPANASAVIYVPATSEAGVFESDKKAAVSEGVQFIRMEKDRAVFKISSGNYSFKSAL; via the coding sequence ATGAAATTAATAAGAAACACATATCGCCTGTTATTAGCCTTATTGCTGGGCGCGGTATCTTCGGCTGTCTTTGGCGGCAAACTGCCGCCCGTACCGCAGTTGCAAAACCTGCGCTGCGAAATGCTGGTTGACCCGGAAGGGATTGACGCTGTCAATCCGCGTTTGAGCTGGGAGATCACGTCCGGAGAACGCGATGTGCAGCAAATTGCCTATCATATTTTGGTAGCATCTTCAGCCGAAAAGCTGGCAGCCAATACCGGCGACCTTTGGGATTCGGGTGTTGTAAAGTCTGGCCGCTCCGTCCAGGTAACTTACGCCGGGAAAATACTGGTCAGCCGCGCAAGTTGTTTCTGGAAGATAAAGGTAATCACCAGCAAAGGCGAAAGCAACTGGAGCAAAATGGCTACCTGGAGCATGGGCCTGTTAAAGCCAACCGACTGGCAGGCCAAATGGATTGGGCTCGATAAGTCTTTCGCATGGGATAGTGTTTCTAAGTTTTCGAGGCTTTCGGCAAGATATTTCCGCAAGGAATTTAAAGCTCAGGCAGCAATCAAAAAAGCCACGGTTTATATAGCCGGTTTGGGTTTGTACGAATTATATATTAATGGCACGCAGGTAGGCAACCAGGTAATGGCCCCATCGCCAACTGATTTTACCAAAGCGGTTAAGTATAATACTTATGATGTTACTGCGCAGCTTAAGCAAGGCGATAACGCTATTGGAACCATCCTGGGCAATGGCCGCTTTTTTACCATGCGCCAAAATTATAAACCGCTAAAAATTAAAACTTTCGGTTACCCTAAAATGCAGTTGCAGTTAGAGGTTTTATATGCCGATGGAACAAAGAAAATAATTGCCAGTGACGATTCCTGGAAAGTTACTACCGATGGGCCGATCCGCACCAATAACGAATATGATGGGGAAGAGTACGATGCCAATAAAGAACTAACAGGCTGGGCAGCGCCGGGCTTTAACGATGCATCCTGGCTGAAGCCCGGGTTAGTACAATCTCCCGGTGGCAGGGTAGAGGCCCAGATGAACGAAAAGATCAGGGTGGTAGATTTGATCAGGCCGAAATCGATCACCCAACTTAACCCAACTACTTATGTGATGGATATGGGCCAAAACATGGCTGGCTGGATTAAAATGAAGGTTAAAGGTACTAAGGGCCAGAAGGTTGAACTGCGTTTTGCCGAAACTACTAAGAGTGATGGTGAGCTTTACGTAGCCAATTTACGTGACGCCAAAGCCACTGATGTGTATACCTTAAAAGGTGGAGAAACCGAAAGCTGGCACCCGGTTTTTGTATACCATGGCTTCCGTTATGTGGAAATTGTGGGCTATCCCGGCACGCCAACCATAGCTGATTTTGAAGGCCAGGTAGTTAATGATGACCTGGAAAATACCGGGCGTTTTGAAACATCCAGTCAACTCGTTAACCAAATTTATAAAAATGCTTACTGGGGGATCCGTGCCAATTATAAAGGCATGCCGTTGGATTGCCCCCAGCGTAACGAGCGCATGCCCTGGCTGGCCGATCACGCCACCGGCTCGTACAGCGAAAGTTTTGTGTTTGATAATGCCAAACTCTATGCTAAATGGGTGGATGATATAGCCGATTCGCAAAAGCCAGAAGGTAACCTGCCCGATGTGGCGCCCGCCTACTGGAACTATTACAGCGACGATGTAACCTGGCCGGCTACCTACCTGATTGTGGCCGATATGTTGTATCAGCAATATGGGGATACCAAACCTATCGCGAAGCATTATGACTCGATGAAGAAATGGCTCGGCTATATGCAGGGCAAATACATGAAGGATTATATCCTAACCAAGGATAAATATGGCGACTGGTGCGTGCCGCCCGAATCGCCGCAACTGATCCACTCAAAGGATACCTTACGCGCTACCGATGGTAAGCTGATAGCTACAGCCTATTATTTCAGGCTGCTATCGTTAATGCAAAAATTTGCCAAAATTTTAAATAAGCCCCAGGATGCCCAACAATTCGAAGTTTTATCAGCCAAAATTAAAACCGCCTTTAACCAGCAGTTTTTTAATGATAAAACCAGCCGCTACAGCAATAACTCGGTAACTTCAAACTTGCTGCCGATGTATTTCGGCATGGTTCCCGAGGGTAAACGCGAGGCCGTTTTTAAAAATATCGAGGATAAGATCATGATTGATAATACGGGCCATATCAGCACCGGCGTTATCGGCACGCAATGGTTGATGCGCAGCTTAACGGATAACCAACGGACAGATATTGCCTATCATATCGTATCCAATACCGATTACCCAAGCTGGGGCTACATGGTAAACAAAGGGGCTACCACATTTTGGGAGCTATGGAATGGCGATACGGCAAACCCGCAGATGAATTCGCAAAACCACGTGATGTTATTGGGTGATTTGCTGGTATGGTTTTACGAAGATCTTGCCGGTATTAAAACCAACCCTTTGCAGCCCGCCTTCAAACAATTGATGATGAAACCGGAGCCGGTTGAGGGATTAGATTTTGTAAACGCCAGCTATCATTCTATCCAGGGGATGATCAGCAGCAACTGGAAAAAAGACGGTAAGACCTTTACCTGGAATATTACCATCCCGGCGAACGCCAGCGCTGTAATTTATGTACCGGCAACATCCGAGGCAGGTGTTTTTGAGTCTGATAAAAAGGCAGCCGTATCAGAAGGTGTTCAGTTCATCAGGATGGAAAAAGACAGGGCTGTGTTCAAAATCAGCTCAGGTAATTATTCATTTAAATCAGCACTATGA
- a CDS encoding glycoside hydrolase family 2 protein encodes MKYCTIKFLASCLLLLASCPLFAQQTEKLYLSGTGSDHTVNWQFYCTAGRNSGKWTSIPVPSNWELQGFGKYNYGLDKDSLRGKESGMYKYEFKVPASWKTKNVQIVFEGSMTDTRVKINGTSAGPIHQGSFYRFKYSVANLLKYGEINLLEVTVDKHSANASVNGAERKGDFWIFGGIYRPVYLEAAPAQHISRVAVSGKASGTFSANVFLDGINGSSIISGQIYTLSGQKLGAPFQTSVKKGDTIARLQTNAPSPQLWSPEFPNLYQVEFSLISNGKAIHVLKQKFGFRTVDFREHDGIYVNNVKIKFKGVNRHSFWPTTGRAMNETFSIADVKLIKDMNMNAVRMSHYPPDDHFLDVCDSLGLFVLDELTGWHNYYDTQVGSKLVKEMIDKDVNHPSIVIWDNGNEGGFNFDLDHFFTDYDIQERPLIHPWAIYKGINTQHYINYDYGTYTNLHGHDVTFPTEFLHGLYDGGAGAGLDDFWELMWRTPLSAGGFIWAFADEDVVRTDKNGELDSDGDHAPDGILGPYHEKEGSYYAIKEIWCPVHMEPREITPAFNGKLRLENRYFYTNLKQCTFSYKLAAFDNPYKKATVAAKTGSIAAPDVAPGQFGYLQMQLPSGWQNYDALYVTAYDVNHHELFTWSYPLSSHDKIAAGMVNTAGSTKPTIKETDSLYQINANGIAIDFNRNSGLLVSVKNAKGIIPLTKGPVLAEGGEKTGFQKLSYHFDGDSLVVEAAFEKKANQAALKWTIYPSGWVKMNVKYWPIGEEGNLLGVSFSYPEKDVKGVTYLGNGPYRVWKNRLKGTSLNVWDKTYNNTITGQPNVEYPEFKGYYSNLYWMKLNTITQPITIICDSRDVFMRLFTPANPKKVYNTAPAFPSGDISFMNGITAIGTKSQKPDKIGTQGFPNKYFDYYKDINMALSITLYFDFSGR; translated from the coding sequence ATGAAGTATTGCACCATCAAATTTCTGGCTTCCTGCTTGCTGCTTTTGGCTTCCTGCCCCTTATTCGCGCAGCAAACAGAAAAATTATACCTGTCGGGTACCGGTAGCGACCATACCGTTAACTGGCAATTTTATTGCACGGCGGGGCGTAACTCCGGTAAATGGACGAGTATCCCGGTGCCCTCAAATTGGGAGTTGCAGGGCTTTGGAAAATATAATTACGGCTTAGATAAAGATAGCCTTCGCGGAAAGGAGTCGGGGATGTACAAATATGAGTTTAAGGTTCCCGCATCCTGGAAAACTAAAAACGTCCAAATTGTTTTTGAAGGATCCATGACCGATACGCGTGTTAAAATAAACGGTACATCAGCAGGACCAATCCACCAGGGCTCATTTTATCGTTTTAAATATAGCGTTGCCAACTTGCTCAAATATGGCGAAATTAATTTACTGGAAGTAACTGTCGACAAACATTCGGCCAATGCATCCGTAAATGGAGCCGAGCGCAAAGGCGATTTCTGGATCTTCGGCGGCATTTACCGCCCGGTATACCTGGAAGCGGCACCCGCTCAGCATATCAGCCGCGTTGCGGTTAGCGGGAAGGCCAGCGGAACATTCAGCGCCAATGTTTTTTTGGATGGAATAAATGGTAGCAGTATAATCTCCGGGCAGATTTATACCCTTAGCGGGCAAAAGCTGGGAGCGCCTTTTCAAACCAGCGTTAAAAAAGGCGATACCATTGCACGTTTACAAACTAATGCCCCTTCACCTCAACTATGGTCGCCGGAGTTTCCAAACCTATACCAGGTGGAGTTCAGCCTGATTAGTAATGGCAAAGCGATCCATGTGTTGAAGCAGAAATTTGGTTTCCGCACCGTAGATTTCCGCGAACATGACGGCATTTACGTTAACAACGTTAAAATTAAATTTAAAGGGGTTAACCGCCATTCATTTTGGCCAACAACCGGCAGGGCGATGAATGAAACCTTCAGCATTGCCGATGTTAAGCTGATTAAGGATATGAACATGAATGCGGTACGCATGTCGCATTATCCGCCTGATGATCATTTCCTGGATGTATGCGATTCGTTGGGATTATTTGTTTTAGACGAATTAACCGGCTGGCATAATTACTATGATACCCAGGTTGGCTCGAAATTAGTGAAGGAGATGATAGATAAGGATGTGAACCACCCCTCTATCGTGATCTGGGATAACGGCAACGAAGGCGGCTTTAACTTTGACCTGGACCATTTTTTTACCGACTACGATATTCAAGAGCGCCCCTTGATCCATCCATGGGCTATTTATAAAGGGATCAATACCCAGCATTATATCAATTATGATTACGGCACTTATACCAACCTGCACGGCCACGATGTAACTTTCCCTACCGAATTTTTGCATGGTTTATATGATGGGGGAGCCGGTGCCGGCCTCGACGATTTCTGGGAGCTGATGTGGCGCACGCCGCTATCGGCAGGTGGTTTCATCTGGGCCTTTGCCGATGAGGACGTAGTCCGCACCGATAAAAATGGCGAACTGGATTCGGACGGTGATCATGCGCCCGACGGTATCCTCGGCCCATACCACGAAAAAGAAGGAAGCTATTATGCCATTAAAGAAATTTGGTGCCCCGTACACATGGAACCACGGGAAATCACCCCCGCTTTTAACGGCAAGCTACGATTAGAAAATCGTTATTTCTATACCAATTTGAAGCAATGTACTTTCAGTTACAAGCTGGCGGCATTTGATAACCCGTACAAAAAGGCTACAGTAGCCGCCAAAACAGGTTCCATTGCTGCGCCCGATGTGGCACCTGGCCAGTTTGGTTACCTGCAAATGCAATTACCTTCTGGCTGGCAAAATTATGATGCTTTGTACGTAACTGCTTATGATGTAAACCATCATGAATTATTTACCTGGAGTTATCCCTTAAGCAGTCATGATAAAATTGCTGCCGGTATGGTAAATACCGCAGGTAGCACTAAGCCAACCATTAAAGAAACCGATTCGCTCTACCAGATCAACGCTAACGGCATAGCCATCGACTTTAACCGCAATTCGGGTTTGCTGGTGAGCGTAAAGAACGCGAAAGGGATTATCCCGCTAACCAAAGGGCCGGTATTGGCTGAAGGCGGGGAGAAAACCGGTTTTCAAAAGCTGAGTTACCATTTTGATGGCGATAGCCTGGTGGTAGAAGCCGCATTTGAAAAGAAGGCTAACCAGGCTGCGCTGAAATGGACCATCTATCCATCCGGATGGGTAAAAATGAATGTAAAATACTGGCCAATTGGCGAGGAAGGGAATCTATTAGGGGTTAGCTTTTCGTATCCCGAAAAGGATGTGAAAGGCGTAACTTATTTGGGTAATGGGCCATACCGGGTTTGGAAGAACCGTTTGAAAGGAACCAGTTTGAACGTTTGGGATAAAACCTATAACAATACCATTACCGGCCAGCCTAATGTGGAATATCCGGAATTTAAGGGGTATTACTCCAACCTTTACTGGATGAAACTGAATACCATTACGCAACCTATAACCATTATTTGCGATAGCCGCGATGTATTTATGCGTTTGTTTACGCCTGCCAATCCTAAAAAGGTTTACAATACGGCACCGGCCTTTCCTTCGGGCGATATATCGTTTATGAACGGCATAACTGCTATTGGTACCAAATCGCAGAAACCCGATAAAATAGGTACCCAGGGCTTTCCGAATAAATATTTCGACTATTACAAGGACATTAACATGGCCTTATCCATCACCTTATACTTTGATTTTTCAGGCCGATGA
- a CDS encoding sialate O-acetylesterase: MSRCKIYLFLLTLATVWLTSATYAEIVLPRVIGSNMVLQRQKPLPIWGTAAPGERVTVKFAKQAKQATADTAGNWKVMLDPLAASAEPAVMTVSGTNTIKLENILVGEVWLCSGQSNMAYEMRKNSKVRKPDSLDKNSPVDELERAHNHAIRIFWVNQKNLKTSGNYLANWNIAQDSALKAFSAAGYFFAKNLNQQLRVPVGMICSAISGSRIEPWTPAEAYDLSPYFKEQAKGKPVKMEGDPGKFYHSMIEPLAPFAIRGFLWYQGESAVYLAETISYTYKMQALINAWRSLWNDERNTLPFYYVQLPPFYYSHSTGNKSVLTPETLPLFREAQAIALNIPNTGMIVTTDLNDDIKNLHPPFKWEVGRRLALLALAKTYGKKVVYSGPIYKGMKITGNTIELEFNNTGSALVSKDGKPLNWFTIAGSDGKFVEANAVIKGNKVIVSSPNVQSPVAARFAWSEDALPNFFNKAGLPASPFRTDNPLKFSSYF, from the coding sequence ATGAGCCGCTGTAAAATATATCTGTTCTTACTTACGCTCGCCACAGTGTGGCTTACATCAGCAACCTATGCCGAAATTGTATTGCCTCGGGTAATAGGGAGCAATATGGTTTTGCAGCGCCAAAAACCGCTGCCCATTTGGGGAACTGCAGCACCGGGTGAACGGGTAACTGTAAAATTTGCAAAACAGGCTAAACAAGCCACCGCAGATACCGCCGGTAATTGGAAAGTGATGCTCGACCCCCTGGCGGCCTCTGCCGAGCCAGCAGTCATGACGGTTTCCGGCACTAATACCATTAAACTCGAAAATATATTGGTAGGAGAGGTTTGGCTCTGCTCGGGCCAATCTAATATGGCTTACGAGATGCGTAAGAACAGCAAGGTTAGGAAACCAGATAGCCTCGACAAAAACTCGCCCGTTGACGAATTGGAACGTGCCCACAATCATGCGATCCGTATCTTCTGGGTTAATCAAAAAAACTTGAAAACCAGCGGCAACTATTTAGCTAACTGGAACATAGCCCAGGATTCGGCCCTCAAAGCATTCTCCGCAGCAGGTTATTTCTTTGCCAAAAATCTAAATCAGCAATTGCGGGTTCCTGTCGGTATGATATGTTCAGCTATCAGCGGAAGCCGGATTGAGCCATGGACGCCTGCCGAGGCTTACGATCTTTCGCCTTATTTTAAGGAGCAAGCCAAAGGAAAACCGGTAAAAATGGAGGGCGACCCAGGCAAGTTTTATCACAGCATGATAGAGCCATTAGCGCCCTTTGCTATACGCGGTTTTTTATGGTACCAGGGCGAAAGTGCCGTATACCTTGCAGAAACTATCAGCTACACTTACAAAATGCAGGCGCTGATCAATGCCTGGCGTAGTTTATGGAACGATGAGCGCAATACACTCCCTTTTTACTACGTTCAATTACCTCCATTTTATTATTCGCATAGCACCGGGAATAAAAGTGTGCTTACTCCGGAAACACTGCCTTTATTCAGGGAGGCGCAAGCTATCGCCCTTAATATTCCCAATACAGGGATGATTGTGACTACCGATCTGAACGACGATATTAAAAACCTGCACCCGCCCTTTAAATGGGAGGTAGGCCGTCGTTTGGCTTTATTGGCATTGGCTAAAACCTATGGCAAAAAAGTAGTTTATTCCGGCCCGATATACAAAGGCATGAAAATTACCGGCAATACCATTGAGCTCGAGTTCAACAATACAGGCAGCGCTCTCGTCAGCAAAGACGGTAAGCCTTTAAACTGGTTCACCATTGCAGGCAGCGATGGTAAGTTTGTGGAGGCTAACGCGGTTATTAAAGGCAATAAAGTAATTGTTTCTTCGCCCAATGTTCAATCGCCGGTAGCGGCAAGGTTTGCCTGGAGCGAAGATGCCCTGCCTAATTTTTTCAATAAGGCCGGTTTGCCAGCGTCGCCGTTCCGTACAGATAACCCTTTAAAATTCAGTAGCTATTTTTGA
- a CDS encoding exo-alpha-sialidase — MRRVNRIAIFLIASCGFVNLQAQDTVHYTGSTLVNVDYHHGQLAPVIGVHNMQIFRANREHSENADGFGFTYNHAPMMAYWNNTFYVEYLSDKVGESVPPGQTLMITSKDGNSWSKPTVIFPQYQIPDGTTKPGHPGVAKDLFAVMHQRMGFYTSKSHKLLALGFYGICLDAKDDPNDGLGIGRVVREVLPDGKYGPIYFIHYNPAWNEKNTSFPYYTSSKNKGFVDACNELMANPLMMMQWVEETDKKDPLIPLHKDYKAFNFYHLPDGRVVGLWKNALTSISSDGGKTWGKVIRAPKFINSNAKIWGQRTSDGKYATVYNPSEFRWPLAISLSDDGLDYKNLLLVNGEITTMRYGGNYKSYGPQYVRGIIEGDGIPPDGKLWVSYSMNKEDIWVSSIPVPVNDKAAKDANDVFNNLPIGQELKDWNIYSPLWAPVSIKPKNGVKCLALQDWDPFDYAKAERLVPPTKRLMAEFSIIPDQNTKGMLDIEFQDAKGATGVRLTFDQDSTFKSKAGARYKNLLKYKAGEEYHISISLNTNTRSYTMNINGKELSTQLFFAPLDKIERIVFRTGEVRTFPNANTPADQTFDVPNAGEADAPAAFYIKSLTTKSL, encoded by the coding sequence ATGAGAAGAGTTAACCGTATAGCTATATTCCTCATCGCGTCCTGCGGCTTTGTAAATTTACAGGCGCAGGATACCGTGCATTATACAGGCAGCACCTTGGTTAATGTAGACTACCATCATGGGCAGCTGGCCCCGGTGATTGGGGTACATAACATGCAGATTTTCCGCGCCAACCGCGAGCATTCCGAAAATGCGGATGGTTTTGGGTTTACTTATAACCACGCGCCGATGATGGCTTACTGGAACAATACATTTTATGTAGAATACCTGAGCGATAAAGTTGGCGAGAGTGTTCCGCCAGGGCAAACGCTGATGATTACCTCTAAAGATGGCAATAGCTGGTCGAAGCCAACAGTCATCTTCCCTCAATATCAAATACCCGACGGAACTACCAAGCCGGGGCACCCCGGAGTGGCCAAAGATCTGTTTGCGGTAATGCACCAGCGGATGGGCTTTTATACCAGCAAATCACATAAACTATTGGCTTTAGGCTTTTACGGCATTTGTTTAGATGCTAAGGATGACCCGAATGATGGCTTAGGTATTGGCCGTGTTGTGCGCGAGGTATTGCCCGATGGTAAATACGGCCCCATTTATTTTATCCATTACAACCCTGCCTGGAACGAGAAGAATACAAGTTTTCCCTACTATACCAGCAGCAAAAATAAAGGCTTTGTTGATGCCTGTAACGAGTTAATGGCCAACCCGCTGATGATGATGCAATGGGTGGAAGAAACCGATAAAAAAGATCCTTTAATACCTTTACATAAAGATTATAAGGCCTTTAACTTTTACCATTTGCCCGACGGAAGAGTTGTAGGCTTGTGGAAGAACGCGCTTACCTCCATAAGTAGCGATGGCGGTAAAACCTGGGGTAAGGTTATACGTGCACCTAAATTTATAAACAGCAATGCCAAAATATGGGGACAAAGAACATCGGACGGCAAATACGCCACGGTTTATAACCCTTCGGAATTCAGGTGGCCGCTGGCTATATCCCTGAGCGATGACGGCTTGGACTACAAAAATTTGCTTTTAGTGAATGGCGAAATAACCACCATGCGTTATGGCGGAAACTATAAATCTTACGGGCCGCAATATGTACGCGGCATTATTGAGGGCGATGGCATTCCTCCGGATGGAAAGCTGTGGGTAAGCTATAGCATGAACAAGGAAGATATCTGGGTATCTTCTATACCGGTTCCGGTAAATGATAAGGCGGCAAAGGATGCGAACGATGTTTTCAATAACCTGCCGATTGGTCAGGAGTTAAAAGACTGGAATATCTATAGTCCGCTTTGGGCGCCTGTGTCCATCAAACCCAAAAACGGTGTTAAGTGCCTGGCCCTGCAAGACTGGGACCCATTTGACTATGCTAAAGCCGAGCGCCTGGTGCCACCAACCAAGCGGTTAATGGCCGAATTTTCTATCATCCCCGATCAAAATACTAAAGGCATGCTCGATATTGAGTTTCAGGATGCAAAAGGTGCAACAGGAGTGAGGCTGACATTCGATCAGGATAGTACCTTCAAATCAAAGGCCGGTGCGCGCTATAAAAACCTGTTAAAGTACAAGGCGGGCGAGGAGTACCATATCAGCATCTCGTTAAACACCAACACTCGTTCGTATACGATGAATATCAACGGCAAAGAATTATCCACTCAATTGTTTTTTGCCCCGCTCGATAAAATTGAACGTATTGTTTTCCGCACCGGGGAAGTACGAACCTTCCCTAATGCCAATACTCCTGCCGACCAAACTTTTGATGTGCCCAACGCTGGCGAGGCCGACGCTCCGGCAGCATTTTATATTAAATCTTTAACCACAAAAAGCCTGTAA
- a CDS encoding glycoside hydrolase family 43 protein, with protein MNRAWLLIISILCLTSCKAKKEVYLFTSFHEPATDGLRLLYSTDAYHWTDLNHIFIKPQVGDKVMRDPSIAEGADGVFHLVWTSAWSGGKGFGYADSKDLIHWSDQKLINVMDDEPTTVNVWAPEIFYDDDNNQFIIVWASTIPNRFPIGTETENNNHRLYYTITKDFKTFTQEKLFYDPGFSAIDAEIIKRAKNDYVMVVKDNTRPNRNIKVAFSNNVLGPYTKASDAFTESFTEGPTVAKAGNDYLIYFDAYREKIFAAVKTTDFKTFENITRQVVVPTGHKHGTIFKTTKRGLNKLKKESGVN; from the coding sequence ATGAACAGGGCCTGGTTGTTAATCATATCGATACTATGCCTTACATCGTGCAAGGCAAAAAAAGAGGTATACCTCTTTACATCCTTTCATGAACCGGCGACGGATGGACTTCGGTTGCTGTACAGTACCGATGCTTACCATTGGACAGACCTTAACCACATATTTATCAAACCGCAGGTTGGCGATAAGGTAATGCGCGACCCTTCGATAGCGGAGGGAGCCGATGGTGTTTTCCATTTGGTATGGACATCGGCCTGGTCGGGCGGAAAAGGATTTGGCTATGCCGATTCTAAAGACCTGATCCATTGGTCGGATCAAAAATTGATCAATGTGATGGATGATGAACCGACAACGGTAAATGTTTGGGCTCCTGAGATTTTTTACGATGATGATAATAATCAGTTTATCATCGTTTGGGCTTCAACCATCCCCAACCGTTTCCCTATAGGCACCGAGACGGAGAACAATAACCACCGTTTATATTATACCATTACCAAAGATTTTAAAACCTTCACCCAAGAGAAGCTCTTTTACGATCCCGGCTTTAGCGCTATTGATGCCGAAATTATCAAGCGGGCTAAAAATGATTATGTGATGGTGGTGAAGGATAATACCCGGCCCAACCGCAATATTAAGGTGGCTTTTAGCAACAACGTTTTGGGCCCATATACAAAGGCATCCGATGCTTTTACCGAAAGTTTTACCGAAGGCCCTACAGTGGCTAAAGCAGGCAACGATTATTTGATTTATTTTGATGCTTACCGCGAAAAGATATTTGCCGCTGTTAAAACAACCGATTTTAAAACTTTTGAAAATATCACCAGGCAGGTTGTTGTGCCCACAGGGCATAAGCACGGCACTATTTTTAAAACCACTAAAAGGGGTTTAAATAAGTTAAAAAAAGAGTCGGGAGTTAACTGA